The following are encoded in a window of Chitinivorax sp. B genomic DNA:
- the coxB gene encoding cytochrome c oxidase subunit II, which yields MADYKTDMQAPANELASKVIGLHELMLYICGAIFVAVFGVMFYSIFKHRKSAGHKAANFHENATVEVVWTIVPLIILVLMALPATKVVLAQKDTKSEDLTIKVTGYQWKWGYDYLQDGVSFYANLSTPRDQIEDYQGQAANKGENYLLEVDNHLVVPVDKKIRLLLTANDVIHSWWVPAFAVKQDAIPGLIRDTWFKVDKPGIYRGQCAELCGKDHGFMPIVVEAKTQAEYDKWLEAKKKEIAAQQDDPNKVWKKDELMARGEKVYNANCVACHQASGQGVPGTFPSLVGSKITVGPAGGHIDMVLNGKAAMPPWKHLSDTEIAAVVTYERNAWGNNKGDLVQPSDVKAARK from the coding sequence ATGGCCGATTACAAAACCGATATGCAGGCACCAGCCAACGAGTTGGCCAGCAAGGTGATCGGTCTTCACGAACTCATGCTGTACATCTGCGGTGCCATCTTTGTCGCCGTATTCGGTGTGATGTTCTATTCCATTTTCAAACATCGTAAAAGTGCAGGTCACAAGGCTGCCAACTTCCACGAGAACGCTACTGTGGAGGTGGTGTGGACCATCGTTCCATTGATCATTCTGGTGTTGATGGCTTTACCTGCTACCAAGGTTGTACTGGCACAGAAAGATACCAAGAGCGAAGACCTGACCATCAAGGTGACGGGGTATCAGTGGAAGTGGGGGTATGACTACCTGCAGGATGGTGTGAGTTTCTATGCCAACCTGTCCACTCCGCGTGATCAAATCGAGGACTATCAAGGCCAAGCCGCTAACAAAGGTGAAAACTATCTGCTGGAGGTGGATAACCACCTGGTGGTGCCAGTGGACAAGAAAATCCGCCTGCTGCTGACAGCCAACGATGTGATCCATTCCTGGTGGGTACCAGCCTTCGCAGTCAAGCAAGATGCTATTCCTGGGCTGATTCGGGATACTTGGTTCAAAGTCGACAAACCGGGTATCTATCGTGGTCAATGCGCGGAACTGTGTGGCAAGGATCATGGCTTCATGCCAATCGTGGTGGAAGCCAAGACCCAGGCGGAATACGACAAATGGCTGGAAGCCAAGAAGAAGGAAATTGCTGCTCAGCAGGATGACCCGAACAAGGTCTGGAAGAAGGATGAGCTGATGGCTCGAGGTGAGAAGGTCTATAACGCCAACTGCGTAGCCTGCCACCAAGCCAGTGGGCAAGGCGTGCCCGGTACCTTCCCGTCACTGGTCGGTTCCAAAATTACGGTGGGACCGGCTGGCGGCCACATTGACATGGTACTGAATGGTAAGGCTGCCATGCCGCCGTGGAAGCACCTTTCCGATACTGAAATCGCCGCTGTGGTGACCTATGAGCGTAATGCCTGGGGCAACAACAAGGGTGATCTGGTGCAACCTTCTGATGTCAAAGCTGCGCGCAAATAA
- the bioD gene encoding dethiobiotin synthase: protein MANGFFITGTDTEVGKTFVTALLLRELNRNGRAALGMKPVASGCHIGADGLTNEDVEALLSAGHHQVPHRLLNPYAFEPPISPHIAALRAGVVVSFQELKTAYDTLTEQADTVLVEGAGGWLAPISDVVDMADLAAFLSLPVIMVVGMRLGCLNHAVLTARAIQASGCQLLGWVANRVVPDMLEFDANLVTLERRISAPLLGLVPHAPAGTIPILGRANLEPLLS from the coding sequence ATGGCAAACGGTTTTTTCATCACAGGTACGGATACTGAGGTTGGCAAGACATTTGTCACTGCGCTGTTACTACGAGAATTGAATCGCAATGGGCGGGCAGCACTGGGTATGAAGCCGGTTGCTTCTGGTTGCCATATAGGGGCAGATGGCCTGACCAATGAAGATGTTGAAGCATTGTTGTCTGCTGGACATCATCAAGTGCCACATCGCTTGCTGAATCCATACGCTTTTGAACCACCGATATCGCCACATATTGCAGCGTTACGGGCCGGTGTGGTCGTGTCTTTCCAAGAGTTGAAAACAGCCTATGACACCTTGACCGAACAAGCTGACACGGTGTTGGTGGAAGGAGCTGGCGGCTGGCTGGCGCCGATATCCGACGTGGTCGACATGGCGGACTTGGCAGCGTTTTTGTCGTTGCCTGTGATCATGGTGGTGGGCATGCGGCTCGGCTGTTTGAACCATGCGGTGCTGACAGCGCGAGCCATCCAGGCCAGCGGCTGTCAATTGCTGGGTTGGGTGGCTAATCGCGTAGTACCTGATATGTTGGAGTTCGATGCCAACCTGGTTACGCTGGAACGACGTATATCAGCGCCACTGCTGGGTTTGGTACCCCATGCGCCGGCAGGTACCATTCCGATACTGGGGCGTGCAAATCTGGAGCCACTGCTGAGTTAG
- the bioC gene encoding malonyl-ACP O-methyltransferase BioC, which produces MAENFYTDKRQVRRSFERAAQSYDAAAILQREVSDRMQERLSYIKHDPQWVLDVGAGTGYGARKLRAQYPHAKVVELDLALSMLKVGEQQPAWWKKHLPFARTNSRAPQVCADVEAMPLANGSVDMVWSNLTLQWCNAPDQAFGELHRVLRPDGLLMFSTLGPDTLKELRDAFAGLDGHTHVNRFIDMHDIGDALVRAGFSEPVMDMEIITMTYDSVKAVMQDLKRIGAHNVTQGRSVGLMGKQKWQQVLARYEQLRRDGRLPATYEVVYGHAWRPIDKPSRSLPDGRQIIEFRPRPSK; this is translated from the coding sequence ATGGCAGAAAATTTTTACACCGACAAACGCCAAGTTCGCCGATCGTTCGAGCGTGCTGCGCAATCCTATGATGCTGCGGCCATATTGCAGCGTGAGGTGAGTGACCGCATGCAGGAACGCCTGAGCTACATCAAGCATGATCCGCAATGGGTGCTGGACGTGGGTGCAGGCACTGGCTATGGCGCACGCAAGTTACGTGCGCAATATCCACATGCAAAAGTCGTGGAGCTGGATTTGGCCTTATCCATGCTGAAAGTAGGTGAGCAGCAACCCGCTTGGTGGAAAAAGCACCTGCCATTTGCCCGTACCAACAGTAGGGCGCCGCAGGTTTGTGCCGATGTGGAAGCCATGCCACTGGCCAATGGTAGTGTCGACATGGTGTGGTCAAATCTGACCCTGCAGTGGTGCAATGCACCCGATCAGGCATTTGGTGAGTTGCACCGGGTATTACGACCAGATGGCCTGTTGATGTTCTCTACCTTGGGGCCAGATACACTGAAGGAATTGCGCGATGCGTTTGCTGGGCTGGATGGCCATACCCATGTCAATCGTTTCATCGACATGCACGACATTGGCGATGCATTGGTGCGGGCGGGGTTTTCAGAACCGGTGATGGACATGGAGATCATCACCATGACCTATGATTCAGTCAAAGCCGTCATGCAAGACCTGAAAAGGATTGGTGCCCACAATGTAACTCAGGGCCGCAGTGTTGGGTTGATGGGTAAACAGAAATGGCAGCAGGTATTGGCACGCTATGAACAGCTGCGTCGTGATGGCCGCCTGCCAGCGACTTATGAAGTGGTTTATGGTCATGCCTGGCGCCCCATCGATAAGCCGTCACGTTCGTTGCCAGATGGCAGGCAGATTATTGAGTTTCGTCCTCGACCGAGTAAATAA
- the bioH gene encoding pimeloyl-ACP methyl ester esterase BioH — protein MSLHVEVIGRGPNLVMLHGWAMHGGIWHGVAERLAAHFCVHLVDLPGHGHSTAVEPFGLNMLAERVAAEFPWPVHVLGWSLGGAVALRWALDHPTAINKLVLVASSPCFAQRPDWPSAMKQEVLAGFASNLQADYEGTLKRFLALQAMGGQATREVLRALQDKLFERGRPDGVVLGKGLDILRDVDMRHELQHLDPPTLLIYGERDGLTPAPVGRWLAANLPDAELMMLKHSAHAPFISHPDHFAERVIQFLS, from the coding sequence GTGTCTTTGCATGTTGAGGTCATTGGGCGTGGACCCAATCTGGTCATGTTACATGGTTGGGCCATGCATGGCGGTATCTGGCACGGTGTAGCAGAGCGGCTTGCCGCACATTTCTGTGTGCATCTGGTGGATCTGCCTGGGCATGGTCATAGCACTGCTGTCGAGCCATTTGGTTTGAATATGCTGGCAGAGCGGGTGGCTGCGGAGTTTCCCTGGCCTGTGCATGTGCTTGGCTGGTCGTTAGGTGGTGCAGTGGCGCTGCGTTGGGCGCTGGATCATCCTACGGCAATCAATAAACTTGTACTGGTTGCCAGTTCACCCTGCTTTGCACAACGACCAGATTGGCCTAGTGCGATGAAACAGGAGGTATTGGCAGGTTTTGCCAGCAATTTGCAGGCTGATTATGAAGGTACCTTGAAGCGGTTTCTGGCATTGCAAGCCATGGGCGGGCAAGCGACCCGTGAGGTACTTCGCGCGTTGCAGGATAAACTGTTCGAGCGCGGTCGACCCGATGGCGTAGTACTGGGCAAAGGGCTGGATATTCTGCGTGATGTTGATATGCGGCATGAACTCCAACACCTTGATCCCCCGACTTTGCTGATTTATGGCGAGCGCGATGGGTTGACCCCGGCGCCGGTTGGCCGTTGGTTGGCAGCCAATCTGCCTGATGCCGAATTGATGATGTTGAAGCATAGTGCACATGCTCCCTTTATTTCCCATCCCGATCACTTTGCGGAGCGGGTGATCCAATTTCTCTCCTGA
- the bioF gene encoding 8-amino-7-oxononanoate synthase: MHRQDLHTALKMLEDQGLRRRRRTLESPQGAHVLVDGKPYIAFASNDYLGLAGHPELIEATQKAVLEWGVGGGASHLVSGHFGAHDKLEDALARFVGQDDTLLFSNGYMANLGTVTALVGRGDAIFADKLNHASLNDACVLSRAEFRRFQHNDISALARLLETTPARTKLIVADAVYSMDGDVAPIREMVALSDRHDAWLLLDDAHGFGVLGPNGRGSLLANDVRSPRAIYMATLGKAAGVAGAFVAGNAELIEWLVQRARTYIYTTAQPPMLAATLLKSLELIEREEWRRERLHEVINQLKAGLSGLPWSLMPSDTPIQPLVIGDNGDALRVTEALRDMGLWVPAIRPPTVPPGTARLRISLSAAHVSEDIDKLCAALQQLAR, translated from the coding sequence ATGCACAGGCAAGACTTGCACACGGCATTGAAAATGCTTGAAGACCAAGGATTGAGGCGCCGCAGGCGTACACTGGAATCGCCCCAAGGCGCCCATGTATTGGTGGATGGCAAGCCTTATATCGCCTTTGCCAGTAATGATTATCTGGGGCTGGCAGGCCATCCTGAACTCATCGAAGCGACCCAGAAAGCGGTGCTGGAATGGGGAGTTGGCGGCGGTGCTTCCCATCTTGTCTCTGGCCACTTTGGTGCTCACGACAAGCTGGAGGATGCGCTGGCCCGCTTTGTTGGACAGGACGACACACTGCTGTTCAGTAATGGTTACATGGCAAACCTGGGGACGGTAACGGCTTTGGTTGGACGTGGCGATGCCATCTTTGCGGACAAGCTCAACCATGCTTCGTTGAACGATGCCTGCGTGTTGTCTCGGGCTGAATTCCGTCGTTTTCAACATAATGATATCAGTGCCCTGGCCCGCTTGCTGGAAACCACCCCGGCGCGTACAAAGCTGATTGTGGCCGATGCTGTCTACAGTATGGATGGCGATGTTGCGCCGATTCGTGAGATGGTGGCGCTGTCTGATCGACACGACGCCTGGTTGTTGCTGGATGACGCGCATGGATTCGGCGTACTGGGGCCGAACGGCCGTGGTTCGTTGCTGGCCAACGATGTCCGTTCGCCGCGTGCCATCTATATGGCGACGTTGGGTAAAGCCGCGGGGGTTGCCGGCGCATTTGTGGCAGGCAATGCCGAGCTGATCGAATGGCTGGTACAACGTGCTCGAACTTATATTTATACCACTGCGCAACCTCCGATGCTGGCTGCGACTCTGCTGAAAAGTCTGGAGTTGATCGAGCGAGAAGAATGGCGCCGCGAACGGCTACATGAAGTGATCAATCAATTGAAGGCTGGTTTGTCAGGCTTGCCTTGGTCATTGATGCCATCGGATACACCGATCCAGCCATTGGTGATCGGTGACAACGGTGATGCTCTGCGTGTGACCGAGGCGTTGCGGGACATGGGTTTGTGGGTACCGGCGATCCGGCCTCCCACTGTGCCACCGGGAACAGCGCGATTACGTATTTCGCTATCGGCAGCCCATGTATCGGAAGATATCGATAAGCTATGTGCTGCACTGCAGCAACTTGCGCGATAA
- the bioB gene encoding biotin synthase BioB: MNDTALHFQRQAIAIPHPSNEIWTVEAVEALFNLPFNDLLFRAQQVHREHFDANKVQLSTLLSVKTGGCPEDCGYCPQSVRYNTGVEAEAMLSLGDVLDAAKAAKQAGASRFCMGGAWRGPKQKDLDQVKEMIRNVKALGLETCGTFGMLKEGQAEQLRDAGLDYYNHNLDTAPEKYGDIIHTRQYEDRLDTLRKVRDAGMNVCCGGIVGMGETREERAGLIAQLANLAPPPESVPINNLVQVPGTPLSGTEKLDWTEFVRTIAVARITMPKSFVRLSAGRQAMDEAMQSMCFLAGANSIFYGDKLLTTGNPEVERDRQLLAKLNLEPL; encoded by the coding sequence ATGAACGACACCGCTCTGCATTTCCAACGGCAAGCAATTGCCATCCCGCACCCCAGTAACGAAATCTGGACAGTTGAAGCTGTGGAAGCACTGTTCAACCTGCCCTTCAATGATCTACTGTTTCGCGCTCAGCAAGTACATCGTGAACACTTTGATGCCAATAAAGTGCAGCTATCCACCCTATTGAGTGTGAAGACGGGTGGTTGCCCGGAAGACTGTGGCTATTGTCCGCAGTCGGTTCGTTACAACACTGGTGTTGAAGCTGAGGCGATGTTGTCGTTGGGCGATGTGCTTGATGCGGCCAAGGCTGCAAAGCAAGCGGGTGCCAGCCGTTTCTGTATGGGGGGGGCATGGCGCGGCCCCAAGCAAAAGGATCTGGATCAGGTCAAAGAAATGATCCGTAATGTGAAGGCGTTGGGCCTGGAGACCTGTGGTACCTTCGGCATGTTGAAGGAAGGACAAGCCGAACAATTGCGGGACGCCGGGCTGGATTACTACAACCATAACCTGGACACGGCACCAGAAAAGTACGGCGATATCATTCATACCCGCCAGTATGAAGACCGGTTGGATACGCTGCGCAAGGTGCGCGATGCTGGCATGAACGTGTGCTGTGGTGGTATTGTGGGCATGGGTGAAACGCGTGAAGAACGCGCTGGCTTGATTGCACAGCTGGCTAATCTTGCCCCACCTCCAGAGTCCGTACCGATCAATAATCTGGTTCAAGTGCCGGGGACCCCGCTGTCTGGTACGGAGAAACTGGATTGGACCGAGTTTGTACGTACCATCGCCGTTGCCCGCATCACTATGCCAAAATCGTTTGTTCGCCTGTCTGCCGGCCGTCAAGCAATGGATGAGGCCATGCAGTCCATGTGCTTCCTGGCTGGGGCCAATTCCATTTTCTATGGTGATAAGTTGTTGACGACAGGAAACCCGGAAGTTGAACGGGATCGGCAACTGCTTGCTAAACTGAATCTGGAACCGCTTTAA
- a CDS encoding ComF family protein, which yields MPHQCTLCGATTNEPFLCQGCYTDLPWLPNARCPICAIPTLDNQPCGRCLRDPPAFDATYCQLAYAYPLDALIRDYKFNNRLNLQPLLSSLLQSIATHNTPDLLIPAPLSSRRLRERGFNQAQELARPLSKRGWQLSTQHIIKIRETAVQNTLKWQQRASNVKGAFECIDTVQGKHILLVDDVMTTGATLNELATTLKRWGAVEVNCLVLARTLSERS from the coding sequence GTGCCGCACCAATGCACGCTATGCGGCGCAACGACCAACGAACCGTTCCTGTGTCAAGGCTGTTATACCGACCTACCCTGGCTCCCCAATGCACGTTGCCCCATCTGTGCCATCCCAACGCTGGACAACCAACCTTGTGGCCGCTGTCTGCGTGACCCACCTGCATTCGATGCCACCTACTGTCAATTGGCCTATGCCTACCCGCTGGACGCCCTGATCCGCGACTATAAATTCAACAATCGGCTGAATTTGCAACCGCTGTTGAGCAGCCTGCTGCAATCAATTGCCACCCACAACACTCCTGACTTGCTGATCCCTGCACCGTTGTCATCCAGGCGTCTACGTGAGCGTGGTTTCAATCAAGCTCAGGAATTGGCTCGCCCGCTATCAAAGCGGGGCTGGCAGTTGAGCACCCAGCACATTATCAAAATCCGTGAGACCGCGGTGCAAAACACCCTGAAATGGCAACAGCGGGCCAGCAATGTAAAAGGGGCGTTCGAATGTATCGACACCGTACAAGGCAAGCATATTCTGCTGGTAGACGATGTGATGACCACAGGTGCAACACTGAATGAACTGGCAACCACATTGAAACGTTGGGGGGCGGTCGAAGTGAATTGCCTGGTTCTGGCTAGAACGTTGTCAGAACGAAGCTGA
- a CDS encoding phosphohydrolase, which yields MSHVRAWVRLPSGKRLDLLSPTPFDWDDEDLALGLARTYRWGGHSAWPLPLSVAQHSLTVMLLRRHWAKAPLDPVIELRELMHDADEGLLGFDCISVLKPFLGEGFRSLAARLEAAVFLRYGLPAWTSDEKRIHKRADRVAAATEALHVVGWQREEILQTLKIRYKPMDKDVLQAVYGGNEWEPWPPAVAAERFLVELQRLKQVLA from the coding sequence ATGAGTCACGTACGAGCATGGGTTCGGCTGCCATCCGGCAAGCGACTGGATTTGTTGAGCCCGACCCCGTTTGATTGGGATGATGAAGATTTGGCCCTTGGTTTAGCCAGAACCTACCGCTGGGGTGGTCATTCTGCTTGGCCGTTGCCACTGTCAGTGGCACAGCATTCGCTGACGGTGATGTTATTGCGTCGACATTGGGCAAAAGCCCCACTTGATCCGGTCATCGAATTGCGCGAGCTGATGCATGACGCGGACGAAGGTTTACTGGGCTTTGACTGTATTTCGGTACTCAAGCCTTTTTTGGGTGAAGGCTTCCGATCTTTGGCCGCACGTCTTGAAGCCGCCGTTTTTCTGCGTTATGGCTTGCCGGCTTGGACATCGGATGAAAAGCGAATTCACAAGCGCGCAGATAGGGTGGCTGCTGCCACAGAGGCGTTGCATGTGGTGGGCTGGCAACGGGAGGAGATCCTCCAAACCCTTAAAATCAGATACAAGCCAATGGATAAGGATGTGCTACAAGCTGTATATGGTGGGAACGAGTGGGAACCCTGGCCCCCCGCCGTGGCGGCCGAACGGTTCTTGGTGGAACTACAGCGCTTGAAGCAGGTATTGGCTTAA
- a CDS encoding transporter substrate-binding domain-containing protein: MRILIFFSFWLSTFSLADDVLLIKYREKAPYHFTVNGQPSGFLNDLIRTALTNARIPATFESVPVKRIVAEMQQNPMERTCSLSWYDLPERHQFAQFSVALHRDLPHVVITHTTMAPLLQRLGTLEAVLTAPDIILGIVEGVSYGPELDKLIAARQGGTERSIVTPETLAKKLAAGRIDLMFVDQEDLAHLRQVDPQASQGIVQLKLRDMPAGQTRHLMCAKSISINEMRKLNQALGKLVRVR; this comes from the coding sequence ATGCGTATCCTGATTTTCTTTTCATTCTGGCTATCCACGTTCAGCTTGGCAGATGACGTATTGCTGATCAAATACCGGGAAAAGGCTCCTTACCATTTCACGGTCAATGGGCAACCCAGCGGATTTCTCAATGACCTGATCCGAACCGCATTGACCAACGCCAGGATCCCTGCCACTTTTGAAAGCGTACCCGTCAAACGTATTGTGGCTGAGATGCAGCAAAATCCGATGGAACGCACTTGCTCGCTTTCTTGGTATGACCTGCCCGAACGGCACCAGTTTGCGCAGTTCTCGGTTGCATTGCACCGCGATCTACCTCATGTAGTGATTACCCACACCACCATGGCACCTTTACTGCAAAGGCTGGGAACCTTGGAAGCGGTCTTGACCGCACCAGACATCATACTGGGGATCGTTGAAGGTGTATCGTATGGCCCTGAGCTGGACAAACTGATTGCAGCGCGTCAAGGTGGTACGGAGCGATCCATTGTGACGCCCGAAACATTGGCCAAGAAATTGGCCGCCGGTCGAATTGATCTGATGTTTGTTGATCAGGAGGATTTGGCTCACTTGCGTCAAGTTGACCCTCAAGCCAGTCAGGGGATCGTGCAGCTTAAACTTCGAGATATGCCCGCCGGCCAAACTCGGCATTTGATGTGTGCCAAATCCATTTCGATCAATGAAATGAGAAAACTGAACCAAGCACTTGGAAAATTGGTCAGAGTTCGCTGA
- a CDS encoding tRNA (cytidine(34)-2'-O)-methyltransferase: MFHIILFQPEIPPNTGNIIRLSANTGCQLHLVKPLGFPLDDARMRRAGLDYHEYAEIKVHENWADCLAHFDPTRIFAATTKGATRYDQVAYRPGDVLLFGQETAGLPAEVRESFPPAQRIKLPMAPNNRSLNLSNAVAIMVYEAWRQNGFGGAA, encoded by the coding sequence ATGTTCCACATCATTCTTTTTCAACCCGAAATACCACCCAATACCGGCAATATCATCCGCCTGTCAGCCAATACTGGGTGCCAGCTACACCTGGTCAAACCCCTTGGCTTTCCACTTGACGACGCGAGAATGCGCCGTGCCGGACTGGACTACCACGAGTATGCCGAGATCAAGGTGCATGAGAATTGGGCAGATTGTCTGGCGCACTTCGACCCAACCCGCATTTTTGCAGCTACTACCAAAGGGGCTACGCGCTACGATCAAGTCGCTTATCGGCCTGGCGACGTGCTGTTGTTTGGCCAAGAAACGGCAGGACTGCCTGCGGAAGTCCGTGAAAGCTTTCCACCAGCGCAACGCATCAAGTTACCCATGGCACCCAACAATCGCAGCCTGAATCTGTCCAATGCGGTTGCCATCATGGTGTACGAGGCATGGCGCCAGAACGGGTTTGGAGGTGCCGCATGA
- a CDS encoding DUF481 domain-containing protein gives MKYWINLLVASLISTQVLADASPEAGWNGDLEVGMHLTSGSESSQLWLGEIDIYHQAAGRSDRLQLDGRYQQKRDREDHAKTVSSARYKFSLKSEFADTPQDDYRFILIRNRYNRFAYYQNMPSFVAGIGQYFKPTESSELALEIGPGIRWNRRSHGVIDREALLHIAEELEWKLTEQTSLVQEASIEAGRRVGVSQLEVSIRNALSKMLALKVGVTNTRENKLPDTETESETETRVTLVYSF, from the coding sequence ATGAAGTATTGGATCAATTTGCTGGTAGCTAGCCTGATCAGCACACAGGTGTTGGCAGATGCATCACCGGAAGCAGGCTGGAACGGTGACCTGGAAGTCGGAATGCATTTGACCAGTGGCAGCGAAAGTAGCCAGCTCTGGCTGGGTGAGATCGACATCTACCATCAGGCGGCAGGTCGAAGTGACCGGTTGCAGCTGGACGGCCGCTATCAACAGAAACGTGATCGCGAAGATCATGCCAAAACAGTGTCATCGGCCCGATATAAATTCAGTCTCAAATCCGAGTTTGCCGACACACCACAGGATGACTACCGGTTCATTCTGATTCGTAATCGCTACAACCGCTTTGCCTATTACCAGAACATGCCATCGTTTGTGGCTGGTATCGGCCAGTATTTCAAACCAACCGAATCATCCGAACTGGCGCTTGAGATTGGCCCTGGTATCCGCTGGAACCGGCGCTCGCATGGCGTGATCGACCGGGAAGCACTGCTTCATATTGCCGAAGAACTGGAGTGGAAACTGACCGAGCAAACATCGCTGGTCCAGGAGGCAAGCATCGAGGCTGGCCGGCGAGTGGGGGTATCTCAATTGGAAGTGAGTATTCGTAATGCGCTGAGCAAAATGCTGGCTCTGAAAGTTGGGGTGACCAACACCCGAGAAAACAAATTGCCCGATACAGAGACCGAGTCAGAGACGGAAACCCGCGTTACATTGGTCTATAGTTTCTGA
- a CDS encoding NAD(P)H-dependent glycerol-3-phosphate dehydrogenase, protein MKLAVLGAGAWGTALAISFARKHDVTLWGRNVEQMAALAADRVNRQYLDECPFPDTLKVTADFDAALADVELVMIVTASAGLRSTLKQVVATMSKPVPVVWACKGFEAQTALLPHKVVEQELPGGVPSAVLSGPSFAKEVGLGLPAAVTIASHDKAFAVDLAARLHSSRLRMYSSDDVVGVEVGGAVKNVMAIAAGIADGMKLGHNARAALITRGLAEVTRLGMKLGGRVETFMGLAGVGDLILTCTGDLSRNRRVGLMMAEGKRLDQILHDLGHVAEGVASAREILRLAHENGVEMPITQAVCRALFDDEPVPLVLDSLLERQSKPEFHH, encoded by the coding sequence ATGAAGCTTGCCGTTTTGGGTGCCGGCGCATGGGGTACTGCCTTGGCGATCAGCTTTGCCCGTAAGCACGACGTAACATTATGGGGGCGTAATGTTGAGCAGATGGCAGCGTTAGCTGCAGATCGTGTCAATCGGCAATATCTGGATGAATGTCCATTCCCGGATACGTTGAAGGTAACGGCTGATTTCGATGCGGCACTGGCAGATGTCGAACTGGTGATGATTGTTACAGCCAGTGCCGGCTTGCGTAGTACTTTGAAGCAGGTGGTTGCCACCATGTCCAAGCCCGTGCCAGTGGTATGGGCTTGCAAAGGGTTTGAAGCGCAAACTGCATTGCTGCCACACAAGGTCGTGGAACAGGAATTGCCGGGTGGTGTACCGTCCGCAGTGCTGTCTGGGCCTAGCTTTGCCAAGGAGGTCGGTTTGGGCTTACCTGCTGCGGTGACCATTGCCAGCCACGACAAGGCGTTCGCAGTGGATTTGGCTGCACGCCTGCATAGCAGCCGATTGCGAATGTATTCCAGCGATGATGTGGTGGGGGTGGAGGTCGGTGGGGCGGTCAAGAACGTGATGGCAATTGCGGCAGGTATTGCCGATGGGATGAAACTGGGACATAACGCCCGGGCTGCGCTCATTACTCGTGGTTTGGCTGAGGTCACCCGTTTAGGTATGAAACTCGGTGGTCGGGTTGAAACTTTCATGGGGCTTGCGGGCGTGGGTGACTTGATTTTGACCTGTACTGGTGATTTGTCGCGTAACCGACGTGTAGGTCTGATGATGGCGGAAGGCAAGAGGCTGGATCAGATTCTGCATGATCTAGGTCATGTGGCCGAAGGTGTTGCCTCGGCACGTGAAATCTTGCGTTTGGCCCACGAAAACGGAGTGGAGATGCCCATTACTCAGGCCGTATGCCGTGCCTTATTTGATGATGAACCGGTACCGCTGGTGTTGGATTCCTTACTGGAACGGCAATCCAAGCCTGAGTTTCATCACTGA
- a CDS encoding SH3 domain-containing protein, whose protein sequence is MNSQHLLQHTKSLLYLLPVLMPAAVSALDFQSVAPGVGVLRTAPSSQAKPIFVLSRSTPLEVMLLNGDWAKVRDRDGSMGWLERKQLSPRSVVVVNVSRTIVRAKADEAAGIVFEAERDVLLDALERPVSGWVKVRLPDGPAGYVRLKDIWGI, encoded by the coding sequence ATGAACAGCCAGCACCTGCTGCAACACACTAAGTCACTGCTCTATTTGCTGCCGGTTTTGATGCCGGCAGCTGTCTCTGCGCTGGATTTCCAGTCAGTCGCCCCTGGCGTTGGGGTGCTGAGGACTGCGCCATCTTCCCAAGCTAAGCCTATATTTGTATTGAGTCGGTCGACGCCACTTGAGGTGATGTTGCTCAATGGTGACTGGGCCAAAGTGCGTGATCGAGATGGCAGCATGGGATGGCTGGAACGTAAACAGTTGTCACCTCGTAGTGTGGTAGTCGTAAATGTCAGCCGTACGATAGTTCGAGCTAAGGCTGATGAGGCTGCCGGCATTGTGTTCGAGGCGGAGCGTGATGTACTGCTGGATGCGTTGGAACGTCCGGTCAGTGGCTGGGTGAAGGTACGTTTGCCGGACGGGCCGGCTGGTTATGTCCGCCTGAAAGATATTTGGGGAATTTGA